Genomic window (Streptomyces sp. NBC_00078):
CGCAACCGCTGTTCGCCGCGGACACCCTGGCGAACGGGGCGCCGGAGAGCGAACCGGACATGTTCTCGCGGCCCGCGGCGGAGGTCTGCGAGGAGTTCGCGCGGGCGCTCGCGCAGCTCGAATCCCCGGGCGGACAGGCCTCGTTCACCTGGCCCGACCCCTGGGAGGGTGCGCACGAACTGCTGCGGCAGGCGACGTACTACGCGATGAAGCGGCGCGCGGGGACGGTCGGCGAGCGCGGGCTCGGCCGGGTGATCGGGCAGCTCGCCTCGTCGGCGCCGGACGTGCGTGTGCACCTGGTCGGGCACAGCTTCGGCGGCCGGCTGGTGTCGTTCGCGCTGCGCGGTCTGCCCGAGGGCGTGCACACGGTGAAGTCGGTGACGCTGCTCCAAGGAGCCTTCTCGCACTACGCGTTCGCGGCCCGGCTGCCGCACGACGCACACGCGGGGGGCGTGCTGCAGGGGCAGCAGAACCGTATCGACGGCCCCCTGGTGTGCTGCTACTCCCACTTCGACTCGGCACTCGGCACGATCTATGCGCTGGCCTCGCGCATGGCGAACGACGCGCAGGGCGTGGCCGAGGGCTTCGACATCACGGGGATGCTGGGCGCCAGGTGGGGTGCGATGGGGCACGACGGTGTGCAGGCGGTGCCCGGCACGCGTGCGTGCAAGCTCGCGGACGTCCTCGTCTCCGGTCTGCCCGCCTCGGGCTGCGTCAACGTCGACGCGGCGGCCGTGGTCAGGAAGGGCGGGCCGCCCTCCGGCGCGCACAGCGACATCGTGCACCCGGAACTGGCCGAGGTGGTGCTGGCGGCGGGCCGCGTCCGCTGACCCGCCGCCAGTGGTGTGTCACCTTCCATCGAGGGGTGGTGGCAGGTCACCTGTCACCGATGGGACGTGTACTCCACCACCTGCTGGAAGGTGGGCCGGTTCTGCCAGCTGATGTTGCGGTGCTTGATGCCGCCGAGGGTGCGCTGGACGATCGAGTCGGCGCACCACTGGTCGCCCGCCGAGCAGAGGGAGTCGCCGGGGTAGACGGTCGACGCGGACGTGCCCGCCGCCGACTTCAGGGTGCTGATCAGGATGTCCCGGCAGGAGGACAGGCTGCCTCCACCGCAGTACTTCTCCGCCGGCGGCCCCTGCACCGGCTCACCGAGCACCGCCCGGATGTCCTTGTCGACGTAGCTCCACCAGCCGTACTGGAAGGAGCTTCCCGCGTGCGAGCCGGTGGGCCCATGGGCGGCCGACGGGGACTCGTCGATCGGCAGGTTGTTGCCGAAGGCGGTGTACAGGTCGCTGCCGAGGCCCGGTTCGAACTCGGCCTTGACCAGCAGCGGCCACCACGCGTCCAGTATCCGGATCGCGTCGGCGTCGGCGTACTTCTTCGAACCGGCCGAGGTCTCCGTGCGCTTGGCGCCCGCCGTCACCCACGCCTGCAGCTTGCTCACCGCGTCCGCTGCCGTGGAGTCGGTGACCGTACTGCTGTTGACGACCTTGAGCAGCTTCGGCAGCACGTCCTCGGCCCGCAGGTCGGCGAGTGACGCGTCCGACATCGCCTTCACCAGCGAGGACCGTGTCACCCCGCCCGCGGCCACCAGCTTCTTCACCCGGTCCTCGAGCAGGTTGCCGCGGTGCACGGACCCGTCGCCCCAGGACGCGGTCGTGTAGTCCTTGGCCTGCTTGTTGTTCCAGGAGACGTAGTAGTCCTGGTCGATGGAGTTGGGGTGCGCGGAGGCCGCCGTGTAGTCGGCGGTGTTGGTGGCGGGGTCCCAGTTCTTCCACTCGTACGCCGCCTGCCCCCAGACCGGGAACTCGGCGTCGACACCGCTCGCCCGCACCGGGTTGTTGCCGCTGTTGTAGTACGCGGTGTGCGAGGAGTCGGCG
Coding sequences:
- a CDS encoding serine-threonine protein kinase, whose protein sequence is MAQPAMSVSPFWELTFDGDGDVDGPERDRLLAEVTRRGVRDLIVFAHGWNNDRSGAIRLYSSFFAPMPALAPTAGLGYVGVLWPSMRFSDEPIPDFPRSVAADAPERPALDKDTRHALLETFPGRATVIDQLARLLDQHTGEEAELAEFGRLVRLLVEVVPPGPQPLFAADTLANGAPESEPDMFSRPAAEVCEEFARALAQLESPGGQASFTWPDPWEGAHELLRQATYYAMKRRAGTVGERGLGRVIGQLASSAPDVRVHLVGHSFGGRLVSFALRGLPEGVHTVKSVTLLQGAFSHYAFAARLPHDAHAGGVLQGQQNRIDGPLVCCYSHFDSALGTIYALASRMANDAQGVAEGFDITGMLGARWGAMGHDGVQAVPGTRACKLADVLVSGLPASGCVNVDAAAVVRKGGPPSGAHSDIVHPELAEVVLAAGRVR